In one Corallococcus soli genomic region, the following are encoded:
- a CDS encoding ABC-three component system middle component 5, which produces MLTYHPAFDQHHAAFRLLRLIAAIAPHGVEMDKLRILDFYLLFPHLLPEARLPQVLKARARRLGEEANQYSLPAMPEAVFKQMAPIQAQGVRLLLSVGLASVEQTDDTRVRRSEMPIPPEISEAISKRNSEQVSLMALLAKDVASMPLRGKNGLKDRSGLMEFKYDAI; this is translated from the coding sequence GTGCTGACTTATCACCCAGCATTTGACCAGCACCATGCAGCCTTCCGCCTCCTAAGACTTATTGCCGCCATAGCGCCACATGGCGTCGAGATGGATAAGCTTAGGATTCTCGATTTTTATCTACTCTTCCCACACCTGTTACCCGAAGCACGACTCCCACAAGTGCTCAAGGCGCGGGCGAGAAGGCTCGGAGAGGAAGCGAATCAATACTCGCTCCCCGCGATGCCTGAAGCAGTATTCAAACAAATGGCCCCCATCCAGGCGCAAGGCGTAAGGCTGCTGCTGTCTGTGGGGCTGGCGTCAGTAGAGCAAACAGACGACACACGCGTGCGGCGCTCGGAAATGCCTATCCCTCCCGAGATTTCAGAGGCAATCTCAAAACGCAATTCAGAGCAAGTGTCTCTAATGGCCCTGCTAGCAAAGGACGTTGCATCAATGCCGCTCCGAGGGAAGAACGGGCTTAAAGATCGCTCCGGACTGATGGAGTTTAAATATGACGCGATTTGA